Proteins encoded together in one Amblyomma americanum isolate KBUSLIRL-KWMA chromosome 1, ASM5285725v1, whole genome shotgun sequence window:
- the LOC144095382 gene encoding chromosome-associated kinesin KIF4A-like, giving the protein MGIRCSKNADDEGIIPRAIGDIFKNMTTTTGKSFLVRVSFLEIYQEQIFDLLSNSRGRVPLAIREDKTGTVKVPNLTERKVATADETLRLVGIGSASRITAATNMNICSSRSHAILTLTVEQQNESGGATTVAKMNFVDLAGSERAEKTKAIGERFKEGMKINHGLLSLGNVVSSLSERKFHVPYRNSKLTRLLQDSLGGSSHTVMIACISPASGNREDTLDTLRYADRARKIKNKPTANIDPTQAEIANLRQKLQEAEAALMRCTTHEVQNPIASGGAEDAELLKDKLELALAHNAQLETENRRLAAKLQQAQDQARKQSEQVISPMEKTVSKLGEEHAPAECMSRIKELEAKVQRLERGFERKILEVKKELQELSLFKHSANSTTESHQDICASLVEGLEGQAQEIYKLQNAQDEPKKKTE; this is encoded by the exons ATGGGAATTCGCTGCTCAAAAAATGCTGACGATGAAGGCATAATCCCCAGGGCAATTGGGGACATCTTCAAGAACATGACAACAACCACAGGGAAGTCTTTTCTTGTGCGTGTGTCGTTCTTGGAG ATATACCAAGAACAAATATTCGACTTGCTCTCAAACAGCAGAGGGAGGGTGCCACTTGCAATTCGGGAAGACAAGACTGGTACAGTAAAG GTTCCCAACCTGACAGAACGCAAAGTGGCGACCGCAGATGAGACACTCAGGCTGGTTGGCATCGGCTCTGCGTCCCGGATCACTGCGGCAACAAATATGAACATCTGCTCCTCGCGGTCGCATGCCATCCTGACACTGACAGTGGAGCAACAAAACGAGAGCGGAGGTGCCACGACGGTGGCAAAAATGAATTTTGTAGATCTCGCTGGTTCCGAACGGGCTGAGAAGACCAAGGCAATTGGCGAGAGGTTCAAGGAAG GCATGAAAATAAACCATGGCCTCTTGTCTCTTGGCAATGTCGTGAGCTCTTTGAGCGAACGAAAATTCCACGTTCCGTACCGGAACTCCAAGCTGACCAGATTGCTGCAGG ATTCGCTGGGAGGTAGCAGCCACACTGTAATGATTGCCTGCATTAGTCCGGCAAGCGGCAACCGTGAGGACACGCTGGACACATTGCGCTACGCAGACCGCGCTAGGAAGATCAAGAACAAGCCAACGGCGAACATCGATCCAACGCAGGCAGAGATCGCGAACCTTCGCCAGAAG CTCCAGGAGGCTGAGGCTGCACTGATGAGGTGCACAACTCATGAGGTGCAGAACCCAATAGCATCGGGTGGAGCGGAGGACGCAGAGCTGCTCAAGGATAAGTTGGAGCTGGCGCTTGCGCACAATGCGCAGCTGGAGACAGAGAACAGGCGCTTGGCCGCCAAACTACAGCAGGCACAGGACCAGGCGAGAAAGCAATCCGAGCAGGTGATCTCT CCTATGGAAAAGACTGTCAGCAAGCTGGGCGAGGAGCACGCGCCGGCTGAATGCATGTCTCGCATCAAGGAGCTCGAGGCCAAGGTTCAGAGACTCGAGAGGGGCTTTGAGCGGAAGATCCTTGAGGTCAAGAAGGAACTCCAG GAGCTGTCCTTGTTCAAGCACTCGGCCAACTCAACGACTGAGTCTCACCAAGACATTTGTGCCTCACTGGTGGAGGGGCTGGAGGGCcag GCCCAGGAGATATACAAGCTCCAAAACGCCCAAGATGAGCCCAAGAAGAAGACTGAATAA